From Enterococcus wangshanyuanii, the proteins below share one genomic window:
- a CDS encoding galactokinase: MKKEFEQLFRSTFGKAAQGNYFAPGRINLIGEHTDYNGGHVFPAAITIGTYGLAGKREDRLIRFYSENFSELGIIEVSLDDLSYDKAHDWANYPKGMIKYLIDTGWQIDQGMDLLFYGTIPNGAGLSSSASIELLTGVIINDLFQLKVPMLDLVKTGQKVENQFIGVNSGIMDQFAIGMGQKDQAILLDTNTLEYEMVPAAFGDYVIVIMNTNKRRELADSKYNERRAECEKALQLLQTKLPIDSLGELSEETFEANKQLISDERLIRRAKHAVTENQRTIKAKNALVQNDLTAFGQLLNASHASLREDYEVTGVELDTLVFAAQKQPGVLGARMTGAGFGGCSIALVQKEMVEAFTQKVGQIYLDKVGYSADFYVANIADGAKKQ; the protein is encoded by the coding sequence ATGAAAAAAGAATTTGAGCAATTATTTCGATCCACGTTTGGAAAAGCAGCCCAAGGGAATTATTTTGCTCCTGGACGAATCAATTTGATCGGTGAACATACGGATTATAATGGAGGCCACGTTTTTCCTGCCGCGATCACGATCGGGACATATGGTTTGGCTGGAAAACGTGAAGATCGGCTGATCCGTTTTTATTCGGAAAATTTTTCTGAATTGGGGATCATTGAAGTGTCACTGGATGACCTGAGCTATGATAAAGCACATGATTGGGCGAATTATCCGAAAGGAATGATCAAGTATTTGATCGATACAGGCTGGCAAATCGATCAGGGAATGGATCTTTTATTTTATGGAACGATCCCAAATGGAGCCGGACTTTCTTCTTCTGCTTCCATAGAGCTTTTGACAGGTGTGATTATAAACGATTTATTTCAGTTGAAGGTACCGATGCTGGATTTAGTCAAAACGGGCCAAAAAGTGGAAAACCAATTTATCGGCGTTAATTCTGGGATCATGGATCAATTTGCGATCGGTATGGGACAAAAAGATCAAGCTATTTTATTAGATACCAACACACTTGAATATGAAATGGTTCCAGCGGCTTTTGGTGATTATGTCATTGTGATCATGAACACCAACAAGCGCAGAGAGCTAGCTGATTCAAAATATAATGAACGACGTGCAGAATGTGAGAAGGCATTGCAGCTTTTACAGACAAAGTTACCCATAGACTCATTAGGTGAGCTATCAGAAGAGACTTTTGAAGCAAACAAACAGCTGATTTCGGATGAACGTCTGATTCGGCGGGCGAAACATGCAGTTACAGAGAATCAGCGAACGATCAAAGCAAAGAATGCGTTGGTCCAAAATGATTTAACTGCTTTTGGTCAATTGCTGAACGCTTCCCATGCTTCTTTAAGAGAGGATTATGAAGTAACTGGAGTAGAACTGGATACACTAGTTTTTGCTGCTCAAAAGCAACCCGGTGTACTCGGTGCAAGAATGACTGGAGCAGGTTTTGGCGGATGCAGTATCGCTTTGGTACAGAAAGAAATGGTAGAAGCTTTTACTCAAAAAGTGGGGCAAATCTATTTAGACAAAGTGGGCTATTCGGCAGATTTTTACGTAGCAAACATTGCTGATGGCGCAAAAAAGCAGTAA
- the galE gene encoding UDP-glucose 4-epimerase GalE: MSILVLGGAGYIGSHAVDQLINKNYEVIVVDNLQTGHKQAVHEQAVFYQGDIRDKAFMQDIFRKESIDGVIHFAASSLVGESVEKPLMYFNNNVYGTQVVLEVMAEFGVKQIVFSSTAATYGEPKTMPIVETMPTNPENPYGESKLMMEKMMKWCDQAYGMRYVALRYFNVAGAKADASIGEDHDPETHLVPIILQAALGQREYLGIYGDDYDTADGTCIRDYVYIEDLIAAHIAALEYLRNGNESNIFNLGSNNGYSVKEMLEAAREVTGKEIPAKILPRRAGDPSKLVASSEKAKEILGWQPQVTEIKEIIKTAWDWHVSHPKGYED; encoded by the coding sequence ATGTCAATTTTAGTATTAGGCGGTGCCGGTTATATTGGTTCCCATGCGGTGGATCAGTTGATTAATAAAAATTACGAAGTTATAGTCGTTGATAATCTTCAAACAGGTCACAAACAGGCGGTTCACGAACAGGCTGTTTTCTACCAAGGAGATATTCGAGATAAAGCATTTATGCAGGATATTTTTAGAAAAGAGTCGATTGACGGCGTCATTCATTTTGCAGCAAGCTCCCTTGTTGGTGAATCGGTTGAAAAACCGTTGATGTATTTCAACAATAATGTCTATGGAACGCAGGTGGTCTTAGAAGTGATGGCGGAGTTTGGCGTAAAACAAATCGTCTTTTCTTCAACCGCTGCAACTTACGGTGAACCTAAAACAATGCCAATCGTAGAAACAATGCCTACGAATCCTGAAAATCCGTATGGTGAAAGCAAACTAATGATGGAAAAAATGATGAAATGGTGCGATCAAGCATACGGAATGCGCTATGTTGCGTTACGCTATTTTAATGTAGCTGGGGCAAAAGCTGATGCATCGATCGGAGAAGATCATGATCCCGAGACCCATTTAGTGCCGATCATTTTACAAGCGGCATTAGGCCAAAGAGAATACTTAGGAATTTATGGTGATGATTATGATACGGCGGATGGGACGTGTATCCGTGACTATGTGTATATCGAAGACTTGATTGCTGCTCATATCGCTGCGTTAGAATATCTACGAAACGGTAATGAAAGCAATATCTTCAATCTTGGCAGCAATAATGGCTATTCAGTGAAGGAAATGCTGGAAGCAGCCCGTGAAGTGACTGGAAAAGAAATTCCGGCAAAAATTTTACCGCGCCGAGCTGGAGATCCTAGTAAATTGGTTGCTTCAAGTGAAAAAGCAAAAGAAATTTTAGGCTGGCAGCCGCAAGTAACAGAGATCAAAGAAATCATCAAAACAGCTTGGGACTGGCATGTCAGTCATCCAAAGGGATACGAAGACTAG
- the galT gene encoding UDP-glucose--hexose-1-phosphate uridylyltransferase: protein MSMSQTITDFVTLAIQAGGWMELDRLYLQNRILGMIGAESIETVAPQVVSKSSLELLDELVSEAVKNGAVEDEASAREIFEAQLMDFLTPPPSVVNALFAQHYEKDPAAATDYFYKLSKENDYIKTRAIAKNILFPAKTEYGDLEITINLSRPEKDPKQIAAERQAAKVDYPKCLLCMENEGYKGRIDHPARTNHRIIRMNLDGESWGFQYSPYAYYNEHSIILSEEHRPMVISKDTFRRLLKITEVLPHYFVGSNADLPIVGGSILSHDHYQAGRHVFPMEKADIEYYFELKEFPLMNAGIVKWPMSVIRLQSPNVEELIEAAAYILEKWRHYSDERVSIQAFSEDGTPHHTITPIARRKGPLFELDLVLRDNNVSAKHPDGIFHPHKDVQHIKKENIGLIEVMGLAVLPPRLNEELHEVERYVLGKDNKIAEYHTEWADQMKTKYTFDDQNTKEIIQKEVGQIFARVLADAGVYKRTPEGQAAFKQFIETL from the coding sequence ATGTCGATGAGTCAAACGATTACCGACTTTGTAACACTTGCGATCCAGGCAGGCGGTTGGATGGAACTTGATCGATTATATTTACAAAATCGAATTCTCGGAATGATCGGAGCAGAGTCTATAGAGACTGTTGCTCCTCAAGTGGTTAGTAAAAGCTCATTAGAATTACTGGATGAATTAGTAAGCGAAGCAGTAAAAAATGGAGCCGTAGAAGACGAAGCTTCTGCACGGGAGATCTTTGAAGCACAACTAATGGATTTTCTGACACCGCCGCCATCTGTCGTCAATGCCCTTTTTGCTCAGCATTACGAAAAAGATCCTGCAGCAGCAACTGATTATTTTTATAAATTGAGTAAGGAAAATGACTACATCAAAACACGCGCGATCGCTAAGAATATTCTTTTTCCAGCCAAAACAGAATATGGCGATCTTGAAATCACGATCAATTTGTCTCGACCAGAAAAAGATCCAAAACAAATTGCCGCAGAACGCCAAGCAGCAAAAGTTGATTATCCTAAATGCTTATTGTGTATGGAAAATGAAGGCTATAAAGGACGTATCGATCATCCGGCAAGAACGAATCATCGCATTATTCGGATGAACCTTGACGGAGAGAGCTGGGGATTTCAATATTCTCCATACGCATATTATAATGAGCATTCGATCATATTATCCGAAGAACATCGACCAATGGTGATTTCAAAAGACACTTTTCGTCGTTTGCTAAAAATCACAGAAGTGTTGCCACACTATTTTGTTGGCTCGAATGCCGATTTGCCGATCGTTGGTGGTTCGATTTTAAGTCATGATCATTATCAAGCCGGTCGTCACGTGTTCCCGATGGAAAAAGCAGATATCGAATACTATTTTGAACTAAAAGAATTTCCATTGATGAATGCTGGTATCGTGAAATGGCCAATGTCTGTGATTCGTTTACAAAGTCCAAACGTGGAAGAGTTGATCGAAGCAGCAGCCTATATTTTAGAAAAATGGCGTCATTATTCTGATGAACGTGTATCGATTCAAGCTTTTTCAGAGGATGGCACCCCTCACCATACGATCACACCAATTGCTAGACGTAAAGGTCCCTTGTTTGAATTGGACTTGGTTTTACGTGATAACAATGTATCAGCTAAGCATCCAGATGGTATTTTTCACCCTCATAAAGATGTGCAGCATATCAAAAAAGAAAATATCGGTTTGATCGAAGTAATGGGACTGGCAGTTTTACCTCCGCGTTTGAATGAAGAACTACATGAAGTAGAGCGATATGTTCTTGGAAAAGACAACAAAATCGCTGAGTATCATACAGAATGGGCAGACCAAATGAAAACAAAATATACGTTCGATGATCAGAATACGAAAGAAATCATTCAAAAAGAAGTCGGACAAATTTTTGCTCGTGTTTTAGCAGATGCGGGTGTGTATAAGCGTACACCAGAGGGGCAGGCTGCTTTTAAACAATTCATTGAGACGTTGTAG
- a CDS encoding LacI family DNA-binding transcriptional regulator has product MATIKDIAQLANVSPATVSRVLNYDPMLSVGLETKQKIFEAAEKLNYTKHKKAGKKAKAKLLFVQWYDEAEELEDIYYLSIRLGIEKKAEELGIELIKCSMEELNDEAVDGILALGKFDQEQADALFELNNNLLFVDFDALDWGYNSLVVDFQQSVSTVLNYLIQQGHQEIGILSGEERTKGCLTPLEDKRLTIFKEMLAPKQLLNEAYILKAQFTVNSGYQVMKEYLKQHPKEYPSAFFASSDALAVGALKAIQELGYRVPEDISLIGFNDISVAKYVSPALTTVKIYTEWMGELAVETIFSIIEEAAPVARKITVATELIERASTR; this is encoded by the coding sequence ATGGCAACGATCAAAGATATCGCACAGTTAGCGAACGTTTCACCAGCGACAGTGTCTAGAGTGTTAAATTATGATCCGATGCTTTCAGTAGGCCTTGAAACCAAACAGAAAATCTTTGAAGCGGCAGAAAAATTAAATTACACCAAGCATAAAAAAGCGGGTAAAAAAGCGAAGGCTAAGCTTCTATTTGTTCAGTGGTACGACGAGGCTGAAGAGTTGGAAGATATCTATTACCTTTCGATTCGTTTAGGCATCGAAAAAAAAGCAGAGGAACTGGGGATAGAGTTGATCAAGTGTTCAATGGAAGAGCTGAATGATGAAGCGGTTGATGGTATTTTAGCGTTGGGTAAGTTTGATCAAGAACAGGCAGATGCCTTATTTGAACTAAACAACAACTTGCTATTTGTTGATTTTGATGCGTTGGATTGGGGCTATAACTCACTTGTCGTCGATTTTCAGCAAAGTGTATCAACCGTTTTGAATTATTTGATTCAGCAGGGACATCAAGAAATCGGTATTTTATCTGGCGAAGAACGAACAAAAGGTTGTTTGACTCCTTTAGAGGATAAACGACTGACGATCTTTAAAGAAATGTTAGCACCTAAACAATTGTTGAATGAAGCGTATATCTTGAAAGCACAATTTACCGTCAACAGTGGTTATCAAGTGATGAAAGAGTACCTAAAACAGCATCCAAAAGAGTATCCTTCTGCATTTTTCGCTTCAAGTGATGCGCTAGCAGTAGGTGCTTTAAAAGCGATTCAGGAATTGGGCTATCGAGTACCGGAAGATATTTCACTGATTGGTTTCAATGACATCAGTGTAGCAAAATATGTGAGTCCAGCATTGACTACAGTGAAAATCTATACTGAATGGATGGGTGAACTGGCAGTAGAAACTATTTTTTCCATCATAGAAGAAGCAGCACCGGTGGCAAGAAAGATCACAGTTGCCACTGAATTAATCGAAAGAGCATCTACGAGGTAA
- a CDS encoding immunoglobulin-like domain-containing protein encodes MKKNTIKQTIIAGFITILGVALFIGGYIWTDTISRASTPEPSSKTKKIHLIKNVPTVQDMKKLVPTPKKKQIKEKIVAVNVKKDTIAPLIDVPEATVEQDAQINIYDGVSATDNHDGDLTTKVSAENTLDTSIIGDQTVHFSVTDQHGNTDHADRLYHIVAKNEPIAVTPAPVEDTAITPTPEAQATSAVSTATSEPVAAPAYAPMTLTMNGQTIPYQNGGQGSGQSIIDSNPGGVASTWGGSAVQSGDDGQNTHFIGHNPGIFSNVFSLGVGSQIVVTDANGTPTTYTVQTLLQLDDYGNEVGTGTSYWDFTVGTGGGERITLQSCINDDVNLFVIAYK; translated from the coding sequence ATGAAAAAAAACACAATAAAACAAACGATCATCGCTGGTTTCATCACTATTTTAGGTGTAGCCTTATTTATCGGCGGCTACATTTGGACAGATACTATCAGTAGAGCAAGCACTCCGGAACCTTCATCTAAGACAAAAAAAATCCACCTTATAAAAAATGTACCAACAGTCCAGGATATGAAGAAATTAGTCCCAACCCCTAAGAAAAAACAAATAAAAGAAAAAATAGTGGCAGTCAATGTTAAAAAAGATACGATTGCCCCCTTGATCGATGTCCCTGAAGCAACAGTCGAACAAGACGCGCAAATCAATATTTATGATGGTGTTAGCGCAACCGACAATCATGATGGTGATCTTACAACCAAAGTGTCAGCAGAAAATACGTTAGATACTTCAATTATCGGTGATCAAACCGTTCACTTTTCTGTTACAGATCAACATGGAAACACCGACCATGCTGATCGACTCTATCATATCGTTGCTAAAAACGAACCAATCGCTGTAACACCAGCTCCTGTTGAGGACACTGCGATCACCCCAACTCCTGAAGCACAAGCAACGTCAGCTGTTTCCACAGCAACATCCGAACCAGTGGCAGCTCCAGCTTATGCACCTATGACTTTGACCATGAATGGACAAACGATTCCTTATCAAAACGGCGGACAGGGCAGTGGTCAAAGTATCATTGACTCAAATCCCGGCGGTGTTGCATCAACTTGGGGCGGATCAGCTGTTCAATCAGGAGATGACGGGCAAAACACCCACTTCATCGGACACAATCCTGGAATCTTTTCTAATGTATTTTCTTTAGGAGTAGGCAGCCAAATCGTTGTTACCGATGCGAATGGCACACCAACAACTTATACGGTACAAACCTTATTGCAGCTTGATGATTATGGCAACGAAGTTGGTACTGGAACAAGCTACTGGGATTTCACCGTTGGAACTGGTGGTGGCGAACGAATCACGCTACAAAGCTGTATCAATGATGATGTGAATTTGTTTGTCATTGCTTATAAATAA